Sequence from the Bacteroidales bacterium genome:
TGGTTCGAATCCAACCCCCGCTACAACCGGTAAAGCCAGTGACGAAAGTCTCTGGCTTTTTTCTTTCTGAGAGCTGCCAGATCCCATCTGAGCAGATCGAAGAAAGAAAAAAGACAAAGGGATGCGAAGCAGACCTGGCTTAACCGGTGGTAAGCATCCCCAAAAAAAACTGACATTCTCATTCACGATGTGGTGTAAATTGTAACCAGTCCACTTCAAACAGGTTTTCTCCTTTTCCGTAGAATCTCAGCCATACCGCATGGACACCTTCTGTTGCCCTGACAGGAGCTGCAACAACTGTCCAACCTCCTGTATAGGCAGGAACTTCTGCCTGTGCCACAGACCTTCCCCACGGCTGATCCACTGCCACATCGATAATGCCTCCCGAACCGACAGACCGGACCCTGAAGAGCACGGAATCAACTCCTTTTCCAAAATCAATATATTTATATGCGGCTTTATCGTCATTCCTGATTCCTGCAAGAACCTCATTGGAAGGACTCTCCATAACAATACGGGTATTCCCGAAAAGAAGACAGGCTCTTTCCGCATCAATCAGTCTTTTTGCCGTCAGAGGCGGGCCGGCACCCTGGGAAGTCATCTCCACCTCATTGATGGTACCGTCATCATTAAAGGTAATCGGCTCAACGCATGCCTTCCGCATGGTATTGGAGGCATGGGTTGACCGGTGATAAAAAACATACCATTTGCCGTTGAATTGAACAATGCTGCCGTGGTTGTTCCATACAGCAGGATCACAGTGGTCATTGTCGATGATGACCCCTCCGTAATGGTATGGGCCCCATACATTTGAGGCCATGGCATACCCTAGGCAGGTGGGACGATTTGCCCTGCCCATGTGTGCATAGATAAAGTAATATATGCCGTTACGCTTAATAAGGTACCCCCCTTCGTGAAAAAAATGTTCCTTTTCTGTCACAATTCCATCCCTGATGGTAGTTTCATCAATTTCGTCCATGCCGGGTTTCAGTTTCGCCATTTTGGCCGAAAACTGACCCCAGACATAATAAGCCTGCCCGTCATCATCAATAAATACAGCAGGATCAATCTCCCGCAGAACAGAAGCATTCATTACCCTGCCCTTTCGGAAAGGTCCGAGAGGAGAAAGGGAAGTAGCTACACCTTCTGTGTTTTCAAATGAAGCAAGGCAGTAATACAGGTAATACACCCCATCTTTATAAGCGCAGTCAGGTGCATACAAAAGGGCATCGCTGTAAGGAATTTCATCTCCTGAACCCTTTGAAGCAAACACATTCTCGGCAATTTGCCAGCTTCTTAAGTCTTCCGACCAGAGAACATCATGCCTCCATGAGCAATAATAGAAAGGGCTTTCATCCCGGGAACCATAAACATAAATTCTGCCGTCAGACCATACCTTAGCTGATGGATCGGCAATATACACTCCGGGGGGAACAATGGGATTCTGGGAAAAAACGCCCTGGTTCAATGAAATCTGAATCAACAACTGAGAAATAAAAAGACCGGTAAAATAGCGCGATAGGATAGTTTTTGCATGCATGGAAGAAACCTGTTTATTGCCCGAAGATCGTAATTAAAATCATCATGGCAAAATATACCATACCGAACACTGTCCGTCATTTCGCGCTGGCCAATACCCTTTTCTGATTCTATGGCATCAGACGCTAAGACCCCACCTCTACGTATTTCAGCTTATAAGTATTGTACGTATCACTTTACGTAATTTCCTGTATTGACAGCATGGAATAACAGGAATATATTTGCCGGAACTCCAGTTGCCGTAAAACCCTTCGGCAAAAGCAACCTGAAACAGAACCATATGACTCCATTACGCGACCATCCGGCAAAAAGTATACTGAAAGCTATCAGCTGGCGTATCATCGGGACGATTGACACAATGGTCATATCCTATCTTCTCACAGGCAGGCTGGTAATTGCATTGTCCATAGGATCAATAGAAGTTTTCACTAAAATGATTCTCTATTATTTCCATGAACGTGCCTGGGAATACTTTCCGCAACAAAAATTGCGTTTCCCTTTTCTTTTTTCTGGATTTTTCAGATTCATTCAAAGAGCAAAATCATGATACAGGAAAACATCGGGGGCGAAAGACTCACCGACATTCTCTCGGAACAATATAAAAATGCTCAGCCGGAAACCATTCTGAAAGAACTGACAGAACGTTATCCCGGTCAGGTGGTATTTTCCACAAGTTTCGGGCTGGAAGACCAGGTGATTACCGATATGATATCGGCTTCCGGACTTGCGGTAAAAGTTTTTACCATTGATACCGGCCGGTTATTTCCTGAAACATATAAAACCTGGCAGCGGACTCTTGAGAAATATACTGTGTCAATAAAGGTGTATTATCCCGAACAAAACCTGCTGGAACAGATGCTGAGCCGGAAAGGGCCATTCAGTTTTTACGAGTCAAAAGAAAACCGGATCGAATGTTGCCATATCAGAAAGGTTCTTCCTTTACAGCGGGCACTACTGGGGGAGAAAATCTGGGTTACCGGTTTGCGGGCAGAACAATCGGAAAGCCGCAAAGGTCAGGCTCTGTTTCAATGGGATAGCGGACATCAGATAATAAAATACAATCCTTTGTTCACCTGGTCAACAGAAGATGTGCGCAGGTATATCATCTCCCGGAATGTTCCCTATAACTCCCTTCACGACAAAGGATTTCCCAGTATAGGTTGTCAACCCTGCACACGAGCCATCAGGGAAGGGGAGGATTTCCGGGCAGGACGCTGGTGGTGGGAAAGCAATTCTTCAAAAGAATGCGGACTCCATACAGTCTCTGCATGAGTTTCAGAAGGAATAACATGTTAACCTGAAAAAGAATATGAATAAAAGGGACCAAATGGAAATAGCAGTACCGACCGGCCATCTGACCGAACTGGAAGATGAAGCCATCTATGTACTGAGGGAGGTTGCCGCGCAATTTGAGCGGGCCGTTATTCTTTTCTCCGGCGGAAAAGACAGTATTGTTCTTGTGCATCTGGCGATGAAGGCTTTTTACCCTGCCCTGCCTCCGTTTTCCATGCTGCATATTGATACCGGTCATAATTTTCAGGAAACGTTAGAATTCCGTGACGCACTGGCCCGAAAAACCGGTTTGCCTTTGTTCGTAAGATATGTTGAAGACAGCATCAGACAGGGAAAGGTAAAAGACGAAACCGGCTACAATGCCAGCCGGAATGTACTGCAAACAGTCACTCTTCTTGACGCAATTGAAGAGCTGCACATAGATGCCGCCATTGGTGGAGGCAGGCGGGATGAAGAAAAGGCCCGTGCCAAAGAACGTTTTTTCTCCCACCGGAATGAATTCGGACAATGGGATCCCCGGAACCAGAGGCCGGAGCTCTGGAATATTTTTAACGGCCGGAAAAACCCCGGTGAACATTTTCGCGTTTTTCCCATCAGCAACTGGACAGAACTGGATGTGTGGCTCTATATCATGAAGGAAGAAATTCCCGTTCCTTCGCTTTATTTTACGCATCGCCGGGAAGTATTTTTCCGTGACGGAATCTGGCTGGCCAATGCTCCCTTTATGACCCGTAAAAACTCTGAGACCATTGAGATACGTGATGTCAGATGCCGCACCATCGGCGATATTACCTGCACGGGATTAACCCTTTCCAGGGCTTCTACCGTCGAAGAAATTGTGCAGGAAATAGCTGCATCGCGTGTTACCGAGCGCGGTGGCAGATACGACGACAAACGGTCGGAAGCCGCCATGGAAGATAGAAAAAGGGAAGGCTATTTTTAAATAACCTGTCCCGAATGTTTGTTCCCTTAATTCCCAGTAGAACCTATAGTTTAAAAACTCCCAACCATTCCGAAAATGAACAGTATGAACCAATATCATCCTTCCCCAATGCCCTTGTTAAGGTTTACCACGGCAGGCAGTGTAGATGACGGAAAAAGCACCCTCATCGGACGACTTCTTTTTGACAGCAAGTCCATCTTTGAAGATCAACTCGATGCGATCGCCCTGGCCAGTAAACGGCGCGGCGAAAGCCAGATCAACCTGAGCCTTCTTACTGACGGACTGCGGGCGGAAAGGGAACAGGGCATCACAATCGATGTGGCTTACCGGTATTTTTCCACTCCCCGCAGAAAATTCATTATTGCCGATACCCCGGGGCACTTTCAGTACACCCGCAACATGGTAACAGGAGCTTCAACGGCTCACCTCGCCCTGATCCTGGTTGATGCCCGGAACGGCATCGTCGAACAAACCATCCGCCATACCTTCATCGCATCCCTTCTTGGCATACAACACGTCCTTGTTTGCATCAATAAAATGGATCTGGTCAATTACGAAGAAGGCGTTTACCTGAAAATCCTGTCTGCATTCCAGAAAATTATCAGGCGGCTGGGATTAAAAGATGTGCAGTTTATTCCCATAAGCGCCCTGCAGGGCGATAATATCGTGGAGAAATCATCCAACATGCCATGGTATGCAGGAAAAACCCTGCTGGAAGTTCTGGAAGAAACCCCGGCTGAAAATGCAGGTTCAGAAAGAGGACGCTTTCCTGTACAATATGTTATACGCCCTGATCAGCAAAAATTCCCCGATTTCCGCGGCTATGCAGGCCGTGTTTCGGGTGGCAGGTTCTATAAAAACCAAAAAGTGACCGTTTTACCTTCCGGCATGAAAGCAACCATTCTGACTGTCAGAAAAGGAACCCATGAAATGGAAACTGCTTTCAACGGCAGTTCTGTCATCATCAGCCTTGATAAGGATATTGACATCGGAAGAGGCAGTCTTATTGTGCCCGAGCAGGATCTGCCACACAACAGTTCCTCCCTTCAGGCAATGATCTCCTGGTTCAGCGAGGCACCAATGAATCCGAATGCCCGGTATTTGCTGATGCATGTTACCGGTACATACAAATGCCGCATCGAAGAAATTCTTTCCGTAACGGACATGAATACTCTTGATGAAAAGCAAGGCCGCCCTCTCGAAATGAATGATATCGGCAAAGTTCAGTTAAAGCTGGCTAAACCATTGTTTTTTGACCCGTACAAGGAAAACCGTACTACCGGAAGTTTTATCCTTATCGACGAGGTTACCAATGCAACCGTTGCTGCCGGTATGATTGAAGGCTGACTTCACCGGCAAAATCCATCAGGAGATTCACACCGAAACGATAAAAATCATACATTTATCGTCCGGAATAAAATCGAATTGTATGAAGAAGATTTCGGTGATGTTGCTTGCCTGGATTTTTTGTGCATTTGCCCTATCGGGCCAGCCTGCCCAGCCTTATAGTTTTCCTTCGGTTCCCGGTTACCATACCCTGTTGTGTGATTTCCATATCCACACAGTTTTTTCTGACGGACTTGTTTGGCCAACCATCCGGGTTGATGAGGCTCTTCGCGAAGGGCTTGATGCCATAGCCATTACGGATCATCTGGAATACACTCCCCACGACAGGGACATTCCGGCCGTTGATTTTAACCGTTCATACGAAATAGCAGCCGAATACGGATCCGAAAAAGGCCTTATTGTTATTCATGGTTCTGAAATTACACGCGATATGCCTCCCGGCCATCTGAATGCCCTTTTTCTTTCCAACAGCAACGCCCTGAAAAAAGATGATCCGCTGGAGGCAATCCGCGAAGCAAAAAAGCAAGGGGCATGGATTTTCTGGAACCATCCCATGTGGACTGCCCAGAAACCGGACGGCATGGCTGAACTGACACCTCTTCATAAACAGCTTCTGAAAGAAAATCTGTTTGACGGGATTGAAGTTGTAAATGATTACAATTTCTCCGACGAAGCCTTTGAAATTGCTCTGAAAAACAATCTCACCATTCTGGCCAATTCCGATATTCACGGGATGATTGAATGGAGCTTCCCGGAGCCCCAAACAGGCCACCGGCCCATTACTCTTGTTTTTGCCCGTGAAAAGTCGGCAGATGCCATCAGAGAAGCTCTGGAAAACCATCGTACCGTCATATGGCATGCCCAACTTCTCGCCGGTACTCAGGAATTCCTTGAACCCCTGATCAAAGCCTCTCTTGTTGTCGAATCGGCAGTTTATGAGCCAAAGACCTCCGTTGTTTCCGTAACATTGAGCAATAAAAGCAGCCAGGATTTGTTCATCGAAAACATCGGCAGGTTTACCCTGCATAACACAGGGCCCTTCTTTAAAATCAAAGCCGGTGAAAAATATGTTGTGGAAGTGAAGACCATTTCAAATCTCAGCCAGTTTGAGCTTCCTCTCAGGATATTGAACGCTTATATTGCTCCGGGGAAGAATCTCAGACTAAGTTATCTGATCAGCCCGGAAAAATAGTTTTACGTAATGATCCTTATCCGCGAAGCCACGGAAGCTGACAACGAAGCCCTGCAACAGCTGAACAGGGAAGCCCCTATGCGCGGAAACCTCACCATTCGCGTGGAAAGGATCCCTGATTTTTTTGCCATCAACCGGAGAATTGGCCCGTTTAAAACGATGGTAGCTGAAACCGGAGGACGAATTGCCGGTGTGCTCACCATAGCCAGGCATCCTGCCGTTCTGGAAGGTAAAGTTCAGGAGATCGGAGTAATTCGTGATATTAAAATTCACCCCGATTTTCGCGGGTCAACGGCCCTGTTCCGCCTGCTGTATACCTTTCTGCAGTATGCCCTCAACCAGAAATGGAATATCCTGTATGCCACAGCCCTGAAAGGAAATGCAAGGGTCATCAGCCTCATGGGAGGCAGGGCCGGCCTTCCCTCCCTGGTGCCGGCAGGACATTTTATTCAGTTTAATTTCTTTCCTAAAAGACGGTATAAAGGAACAACCCGCTATCAGATTATAACAGAGGAACCGTCTGACGATTTACTTGCTTTTTTCAACGCATGGTATAGCCGGTACAAGTTCGGTCCGGTTATTTCGGCCGAATCCCTGCACGACTCTGTTGTGCTCTCCGCATGGAAAAACAATGTGCGGCATGCCTCCATTGTTCTGCAGGATGTTTCCAATTTCCGGCAGAACGTGGTCGAAGACTGGTCATTTACTACCGGCCTGGTAATCCGCCTCTGGCAGTTTTTCCATATGTTCCTCCCTCTGCCCCTTCCTCCCCGGAAAGGAAAACCTTTACGGTGCTTGTATGTTCGTTATTTTGCGGCTACCGAAGGTACTGCCTGTGCTCTGGCATCCCTGATGACCAGAGCACGTAAAATGGCCTGGGATGGCAGGTACACCTTTTTGTCAGCAGGTCTACATTACCGCGATCCGTTGCTGAAAATTTTCAGAAAACACCCGTCAATTCCCGCCAGGCTATATGCTTTCATCCTGAGCCTGGAAGATAACAATGCATCCGCCAGGTGCATTTCCGGGGACATTCTTTTCAATGATTTTACCCTGATATAACCTGCATTGCGCTTTAATTGCGCAATGTGTCAAAGGAGATGCTTTCATTTCGTTTCAGCGGGGTTAAGCCGGATTCCTGCACGTAAGAGCCACCAACTCAGCATCAGGTCGCTTAAAATTCCTGATGCGTAATCCGTGATAAATCGTTTTAGGCCTTCAAACTGGCGACAAAAAGAAGTAAATCATACCATCCCTTCCAGCACAGTAACTTCTCCGGAAGCAACCCTCCCAAGGGCGTCCACTGCTTTCATAGAGTATTTGTGCGGTTCTCTGTCCTGAAGGGATTCTTCATAAATGAACGGATCATTCGTTATCTGCGGAGCAAAGGGTATTCCAGCAACTTTTTGCCCATCCCGCCAGAGTTCATACGAAGTGATGGGCGCATCACCGGCATAGGCTGTATGCCACTTCGCACGCACCAGCCTTTTCCCGTCCCTGTTTTCCTGTTCTACCGAGAAGGCCGAAGGCGGGGTAAGCCCGTTATATTCCATCTGAAAGTAATTGGTCTTCCCGTCTTTTACCCTGGCAGTCATTTTTTCAATTTCAATCCGGTCTGACTCTGACAATCCATCCGGAGCAATCTGGGCAGAAGCCATATTCTGCTCAATCTGGCATTCTTCGGGGTTGTTGCTGATTTGTCCTATTCCGATGATGGCAGTATGAACACCCGGTGTGGTAAGAGCGTATCGAATCAGCGATGTGGGGTTCAGATCCCGGTTGCGGGCAAACCGAACCACCTCATGCGGGCCTTGTGTCCAATGGGCAGGCTTGGTGTACATGGCTCCGTCGGCAAAAACCTTCAT
This genomic interval carries:
- a CDS encoding family 43 glycosylhydrolase, whose amino-acid sequence is MHAKTILSRYFTGLFISQLLIQISLNQGVFSQNPIVPPGVYIADPSAKVWSDGRIYVYGSRDESPFYYCSWRHDVLWSEDLRSWQIAENVFASKGSGDEIPYSDALLYAPDCAYKDGVYYLYYCLASFENTEGVATSLSPLGPFRKGRVMNASVLREIDPAVFIDDDGQAYYVWGQFSAKMAKLKPGMDEIDETTIRDGIVTEKEHFFHEGGYLIKRNGIYYFIYAHMGRANRPTCLGYAMASNVWGPYHYGGVIIDNDHCDPAVWNNHGSIVQFNGKWYVFYHRSTHASNTMRKACVEPITFNDDGTINEVEMTSQGAGPPLTAKRLIDAERACLLFGNTRIVMESPSNEVLAGIRNDDKAAYKYIDFGKGVDSVLFRVRSVGSGGIIDVAVDQPWGRSVAQAEVPAYTGGWTVVAAPVRATEGVHAVWLRFYGKGENLFEVDWLQFTPHRE
- a CDS encoding DUF2061 domain-containing protein, with amino-acid sequence MTPLRDHPAKSILKAISWRIIGTIDTMVISYLLTGRLVIALSIGSIEVFTKMILYYFHERAWEYFPQQKLRFPFLFSGFFRFIQRAKS
- a CDS encoding phosphoadenylyl-sulfate reductase; this translates as MIQENIGGERLTDILSEQYKNAQPETILKELTERYPGQVVFSTSFGLEDQVITDMISASGLAVKVFTIDTGRLFPETYKTWQRTLEKYTVSIKVYYPEQNLLEQMLSRKGPFSFYESKENRIECCHIRKVLPLQRALLGEKIWVTGLRAEQSESRKGQALFQWDSGHQIIKYNPLFTWSTEDVRRYIISRNVPYNSLHDKGFPSIGCQPCTRAIREGEDFRAGRWWWESNSSKECGLHTVSA
- the cysD gene encoding sulfate adenylyltransferase subunit CysD, giving the protein MEIAVPTGHLTELEDEAIYVLREVAAQFERAVILFSGGKDSIVLVHLAMKAFYPALPPFSMLHIDTGHNFQETLEFRDALARKTGLPLFVRYVEDSIRQGKVKDETGYNASRNVLQTVTLLDAIEELHIDAAIGGGRRDEEKARAKERFFSHRNEFGQWDPRNQRPELWNIFNGRKNPGEHFRVFPISNWTELDVWLYIMKEEIPVPSLYFTHRREVFFRDGIWLANAPFMTRKNSETIEIRDVRCRTIGDITCTGLTLSRASTVEEIVQEIAASRVTERGGRYDDKRSEAAMEDRKREGYF
- a CDS encoding sulfate adenylyltransferase yields the protein MNQYHPSPMPLLRFTTAGSVDDGKSTLIGRLLFDSKSIFEDQLDAIALASKRRGESQINLSLLTDGLRAEREQGITIDVAYRYFSTPRRKFIIADTPGHFQYTRNMVTGASTAHLALILVDARNGIVEQTIRHTFIASLLGIQHVLVCINKMDLVNYEEGVYLKILSAFQKIIRRLGLKDVQFIPISALQGDNIVEKSSNMPWYAGKTLLEVLEETPAENAGSERGRFPVQYVIRPDQQKFPDFRGYAGRVSGGRFYKNQKVTVLPSGMKATILTVRKGTHEMETAFNGSSVIISLDKDIDIGRGSLIVPEQDLPHNSSSLQAMISWFSEAPMNPNARYLLMHVTGTYKCRIEEILSVTDMNTLDEKQGRPLEMNDIGKVQLKLAKPLFFDPYKENRTTGSFILIDEVTNATVAAGMIEG
- a CDS encoding PHP domain-containing protein — protein: MKKISVMLLAWIFCAFALSGQPAQPYSFPSVPGYHTLLCDFHIHTVFSDGLVWPTIRVDEALREGLDAIAITDHLEYTPHDRDIPAVDFNRSYEIAAEYGSEKGLIVIHGSEITRDMPPGHLNALFLSNSNALKKDDPLEAIREAKKQGAWIFWNHPMWTAQKPDGMAELTPLHKQLLKENLFDGIEVVNDYNFSDEAFEIALKNNLTILANSDIHGMIEWSFPEPQTGHRPITLVFAREKSADAIREALENHRTVIWHAQLLAGTQEFLEPLIKASLVVESAVYEPKTSVVSVTLSNKSSQDLFIENIGRFTLHNTGPFFKIKAGEKYVVEVKTISNLSQFELPLRILNAYIAPGKNLRLSYLISPEK